A genomic stretch from Hydrogenimonas urashimensis includes:
- a CDS encoding nitrous oxide reductase accessory protein NosL — MKRLIAALLLGIGLFVYADAAAFGKMATKKPELIQQGPQKMWCSVCGMNLKMFYKTSHAVILEDGTKKQYCSIRCLAADWPNISQKVKKILVVDAATEKLIDAKRAHYVVGSKVKGTMSMTSKIAFGSLEDARDFQRKFGGKIVDFDEAFAMARESLAKDSMMIAKKKEKKMYPMGERIYKKMCRPVDVSKYARINELKAAIKTEKLCKPMKEKQLQAVALYLWDIKGGHVPASPERTAKHHGKNEGNMPEVGREEKCPVCGMFVYKHPKWAAFIYYEKNGRLAHLAFDGVKDMMKFYFNPGKWGDYGDIKKHIKKIVVRDYYTLKPVWAKEAWYVVGSDVYGPMGNELIPFKEKKAAENFMRDHHGKKLLRFDQITQELVYKLDE; from the coding sequence ATGAAGCGTCTGATTGCAGCCTTGTTGCTTGGTATCGGGCTTTTCGTCTATGCCGATGCGGCGGCGTTTGGCAAGATGGCCACCAAAAAACCGGAACTGATACAGCAGGGACCCCAGAAGATGTGGTGTTCGGTGTGCGGGATGAATCTGAAGATGTTCTACAAAACATCCCACGCGGTGATCCTTGAAGACGGTACGAAAAAGCAATACTGCTCCATCCGCTGTCTCGCGGCAGACTGGCCGAATATCTCCCAAAAGGTCAAGAAAATCCTGGTCGTCGATGCGGCGACGGAAAAACTGATCGATGCGAAGCGGGCCCATTATGTCGTCGGTTCGAAAGTCAAAGGGACCATGAGCATGACCAGCAAGATCGCTTTCGGGTCGCTGGAAGATGCCCGGGATTTTCAGAGAAAATTTGGCGGAAAAATCGTCGATTTCGACGAGGCGTTCGCGATGGCACGGGAGAGTCTCGCCAAAGATTCGATGATGATAGCGAAGAAGAAAGAGAAAAAGATGTATCCAATGGGTGAGAGAATCTACAAAAAGATGTGCCGGCCCGTGGATGTGTCGAAATATGCCCGCATCAACGAACTCAAAGCGGCAATCAAAACGGAAAAACTCTGCAAACCGATGAAAGAGAAGCAGCTTCAGGCCGTGGCGCTTTACCTGTGGGACATCAAAGGAGGACACGTCCCCGCATCGCCAGAACGTACCGCAAAGCATCATGGGAAGAACGAAGGAAATATGCCCGAAGTCGGCAGAGAGGAGAAGTGTCCGGTCTGCGGCATGTTCGTTTACAAGCATCCCAAATGGGCCGCTTTCATCTACTACGAAAAGAACGGCAGGCTGGCCCACCTGGCCTTTGATGGTGTCAAAGACATGATGAAATTCTATTTCAACCCCGGCAAATGGGGCGATTACGGCGATATCAAAAAGCATATCAAAAAAATCGTCGTCCGCGACTACTATACGCTCAAGCCGGTCTGGGCGAAAGAGGCGTGGTATGTGGTAGGCAGTGATGTCTACGGCCCCATGGGCAACGAGCTGATTCCTTTCAAGGAGAAAAAAGCGGCGGAAAATTTCATGCGTGACCATCACGGCAAGAAGCTGCTGCGATTCGATCAAATCACCCAAGAGCTTGTCTACAAACTGGATGAATAG
- a CDS encoding ABC transporter permease, with the protein MKNLFAFALSSLMRRGSKNLFIFVVFTVMIFILASIFSITHALKAEMFTTLEALPDITVQRIVAGKQTDIDAGRSERIAQIFGVTDALPRVWGYYYFPRAGVNFSIVGVEAFGTQYKASLESVADIYADRLASGDTMIVGKGVEETLARNFFKGYFYFVKPDGDLKKVTLAGVFKPATSLESNDIIVMENGLVREIFGMDEEAATDIVVHVANPDEVRTVARKISELYPDTRVITKEDLKISYQNVFDYKSGIFLALFIIAIFTFFIIIYDKASGLSSEEKREIGILKALGWKIGDILRVKFFEAIVISIGAYLAAVLLALGYVFGFNAPLMRNLFMGYSVLKPPFDLPFSLDGGTLALIFFTTVPVYIAATLIPSWKAATLEADEVIR; encoded by the coding sequence ATGAAAAATCTCTTCGCCTTCGCACTGAGTTCTTTGATGCGGCGGGGGAGCAAAAATCTTTTCATTTTCGTCGTTTTCACGGTGATGATCTTCATTCTCGCTTCGATATTTTCGATTACCCATGCCCTGAAGGCGGAGATGTTCACGACGCTCGAGGCGCTTCCTGACATTACGGTACAGCGGATCGTGGCGGGCAAGCAGACCGATATCGATGCGGGGCGAAGCGAGAGGATTGCGCAGATTTTCGGTGTGACCGATGCGCTGCCGAGGGTCTGGGGATACTACTATTTCCCCCGGGCGGGGGTCAACTTCAGCATTGTGGGGGTGGAAGCCTTCGGAACCCAGTACAAAGCTTCTCTTGAAAGCGTGGCCGACATCTACGCCGACAGACTGGCCTCCGGCGATACGATGATCGTGGGCAAGGGGGTCGAAGAGACGCTGGCACGCAACTTTTTCAAGGGCTATTTCTATTTCGTCAAACCCGATGGCGATTTGAAAAAAGTGACCCTCGCCGGGGTCTTCAAACCCGCCACCTCTCTTGAGAGCAACGACATCATCGTCATGGAAAACGGACTGGTTCGGGAGATTTTCGGAATGGATGAGGAGGCGGCGACCGACATCGTCGTCCATGTGGCCAATCCCGACGAGGTGCGCACCGTCGCCCGGAAGATCAGTGAACTCTATCCCGACACCCGGGTCATAACCAAGGAGGATCTGAAAATCAGCTACCAGAATGTTTTCGATTACAAAAGCGGCATTTTCCTGGCGCTGTTCATCATCGCGATTTTCACCTTTTTCATCATCATCTACGACAAGGCGAGCGGACTGAGCAGCGAAGAGAAACGGGAGATCGGCATTCTCAAGGCGCTTGGATGGAAGATCGGCGACATTCTACGGGTCAAGTTCTTCGAGGCCATCGTCATATCGATCGGCGCCTATCTGGCAGCGGTCCTACTGGCACTCGGCTACGTTTTCGGTTTCAACGCGCCCCTGATGCGCAACCTCTTCATGGGATATTCGGTGCTCAAGCCGCCTTTCGATCTTCCGTTCTCGCTTGATGGCGGAACACTGGCGCTGATCTTTTTCACGACGGTACCCGTCTATATCGCCGCGACACTGATTCCTTCCTGGAAAGCGGCGACACTGGAGGCGGACGAGGTGATACGATGA
- a CDS encoding ABC transporter ATP-binding protein, producing MIEVKNVTKVFNPGRPNEMTALENVSFGIERNELVILKGPSGSGKSTLLSLIAALQKPTSGEVVVDNERVSKLPDDFAALFRRHKIGFIFQKFNLIPTLSVFENIITPLMPEKLAEKELEAKAERVMAEFSIAHKRNELAKNLSGGEQQRTAIARALVNDPPIILADEPTANLDEKLAKAFLEYVGRIKEEGKTIVIATHDPLFFGLDMTDREIGLHNGKIVSVKSGT from the coding sequence CTGATCGAAGTAAAAAACGTGACGAAGGTGTTCAATCCGGGACGTCCCAACGAGATGACGGCACTGGAAAATGTCTCTTTCGGAATCGAAAGGAACGAGCTGGTGATTCTCAAAGGACCCAGCGGCAGCGGAAAGAGTACGCTGCTCTCTCTCATCGCCGCGCTTCAGAAGCCCACATCCGGCGAGGTGGTGGTCGACAACGAGCGGGTCTCCAAACTCCCCGACGATTTCGCGGCGCTCTTTCGCCGTCACAAAATCGGGTTCATCTTCCAGAAATTCAATCTCATTCCCACACTCAGTGTCTTCGAGAATATCATCACCCCCCTGATGCCCGAAAAGCTGGCAGAAAAAGAGCTCGAGGCCAAGGCCGAACGGGTCATGGCGGAGTTTTCCATCGCGCACAAGCGCAACGAATTGGCCAAAAACCTCTCCGGCGGCGAACAGCAGCGTACCGCCATCGCCCGGGCACTCGTCAACGATCCGCCCATCATCCTCGCCGACGAACCCACCGCAAACCTGGATGAAAAGCTGGCAAAGGCGTTTTTGGAGTATGTGGGGCGCATCAAGGAGGAGGGCAAAACCATCGTTATCGCCACCCATGATCCCCTCTTTTTCGGGCTCGACATGACCGACAGGGAGATCGGGTTGCATAACGGGAAAATCGTATCGGTGAAAAGTGGAACGTGA
- a CDS encoding NnrS family protein, translating to MNFQTAQNRSSAWSYFLSQPHQPFFLAGILWAVLFVLLFMLGYRGSIPLKIDGTVFHGYAMLFVVFSHFFHGFLLTTFPRFCMTQPVPQTIYTRLFFLYETGALLFAAGSLLFPPLAVAGALTLFAGNLFAVSNFRLIYLVGGSPEKSDPLWLLVAHGSGLVAHLIFVTGITFGIFGIDFAWQPLAMGIGVYLYLIFLTFVVAQRMVPFFSHVAVTKPRRFLPIVFGLLALKVAAFAFGFALFEIVLTLLLAGYLLKEFLGWKLPVFTSAAILWVLHLGLFWLPVALAIDALTCLAEIWMQTSFLYAGLHLVAIGFVTTILIGFGTRVTLGHSGQVPHADRISIALFWFTQVVVLARFLYSMATGLGLNLAWLFDLSATLWMALFLAWGVKFGPTLIFGKR from the coding sequence ATGAATTTTCAGACGGCACAGAATCGATCATCGGCATGGAGCTATTTTCTTTCCCAGCCCCATCAGCCTTTCTTTCTGGCGGGAATCCTCTGGGCGGTGCTTTTCGTGCTGCTTTTCATGCTGGGATACCGCGGGAGCATTCCCCTGAAGATCGACGGAACGGTCTTTCACGGCTACGCGATGCTTTTTGTCGTCTTCAGCCACTTTTTCCACGGATTTTTGCTGACGACGTTTCCCAGATTCTGTATGACACAGCCGGTCCCGCAAACGATCTATACCCGGCTCTTTTTTCTGTATGAAACAGGAGCGCTCCTCTTCGCGGCCGGCTCTCTCCTTTTCCCGCCGCTGGCCGTCGCAGGGGCACTTACGCTTTTTGCCGGCAACCTTTTCGCCGTCAGCAATTTCCGGCTTATCTATCTGGTCGGAGGCTCCCCGGAAAAGAGCGATCCCCTCTGGCTGCTCGTCGCCCACGGATCGGGTCTTGTCGCCCACCTCATCTTTGTCACGGGTATCACCTTCGGCATTTTCGGTATCGATTTCGCATGGCAGCCTTTGGCCATGGGAATCGGCGTCTACCTCTATCTCATCTTTCTCACTTTTGTCGTGGCACAGAGGATGGTCCCCTTTTTCAGCCATGTGGCCGTGACAAAGCCCCGACGCTTTCTACCCATCGTGTTCGGACTGCTCGCACTCAAGGTGGCGGCTTTCGCCTTCGGTTTCGCTCTTTTTGAAATCGTCCTCACCCTTCTGCTGGCAGGCTATCTGCTAAAAGAGTTTCTCGGATGGAAACTCCCGGTTTTCACATCCGCGGCGATTCTGTGGGTTCTGCATCTGGGACTCTTCTGGCTACCCGTCGCCCTGGCGATAGATGCCCTGACGTGTCTGGCCGAAATATGGATGCAGACCTCCTTTCTCTACGCGGGCCTGCATCTTGTGGCCATCGGTTTTGTTACGACGATTCTGATCGGTTTCGGCACCCGTGTCACACTGGGCCATTCCGGCCAGGTCCCCCATGCGGACAGAATCTCCATCGCTCTCTTCTGGTTTACGCAGGTGGTGGTACTGGCGCGATTTCTCTACTCGATGGCAACGGGTCTTGGCCTTAACCTCGCCTGGCTCTTCGATCTGTCCGCGACACTCTGGATGGCGCTTTTTCTCGCATGGGGAGTCAAATTCGGCCCGACGCTGATATTTGGGAAAAGATAA
- a CDS encoding bifunctional diguanylate cyclase/phosphodiesterase, with protein MIKNITLRFLTIFFVFFIAGVLLLFTLKGALELYEENKHFDQSVLVPIDDLSETLQKIHLQRIANRSGSRVPGATKRVAVTQLSKLVGTICRYNEKTLKSYTIERECERLRKEIETFVAYASDTPSQKLVAAFETLRGHLHSLRKSYIETFERFTEDQKKRLQATFYISFFFAAATLTLLFFLLMEVNSLNRKLKTYLLERENFQKELATANEELARYSEELESEVKKRTEEALDHLKKNPLTKLPNRLSFIEKIENLPAASVAIFNIDRFQSYNDLFGSNVGDKIIQDYAAYLRSVIPYIYEIYHLQGDEFAILETNEKSSATFFSMITQAAKLASEFPFMVTNGEFVLQISIGVAINQPQPLIKADMALKHAKHSSENMVIYSDGLIKPQHYLENIMMTKELTTAIKEERIVPYFQAIADTRTKKIQKYEVLARLEDEKGKIYPPIRFIPLAKQIRLYSEITKIIFKKSMDAVEKYGLFLSINLSADDIHHRPTRDYIIDRIAMSKYSDHITLELLESEEAKNYEDISAFIERVKHYGVKIAIDDFGSGYSNFAKILKLKIDSLKIDGSFVSRIAEDADSREFVEIIHNLAKNYNIDTVAEFVSNDAIYNIVRDIGITSIQGYYLHQPEPLERILRHSNPL; from the coding sequence ATGATTAAAAATATCACTCTCCGGTTTTTGACCATCTTTTTCGTTTTTTTCATTGCCGGTGTTCTGCTTCTATTTACTCTCAAAGGGGCGCTGGAACTCTACGAAGAGAACAAACATTTCGACCAGAGTGTACTGGTTCCGATCGACGATCTCTCCGAAACGCTTCAAAAGATCCATTTGCAGCGAATCGCCAATCGTTCCGGCTCCCGGGTTCCTGGCGCAACAAAGAGAGTGGCCGTGACGCAGCTAAGCAAACTGGTGGGCACGATCTGCCGATACAATGAAAAAACCCTGAAATCCTATACCATCGAAAGAGAGTGCGAGCGTCTTAGAAAGGAGATAGAAACCTTTGTCGCGTACGCTTCCGACACGCCGTCGCAAAAGCTCGTTGCCGCGTTTGAAACCCTTAGAGGGCATCTGCACTCCCTGCGAAAAAGCTACATCGAAACGTTCGAACGATTTACGGAAGATCAAAAAAAGAGGTTGCAGGCGACTTTTTATATCTCCTTCTTTTTCGCCGCTGCGACACTGACACTTCTCTTCTTTCTCCTGATGGAGGTCAACTCCCTCAATCGGAAGCTGAAAACCTATCTTCTGGAGAGGGAGAATTTTCAAAAGGAGCTCGCGACAGCCAACGAAGAACTGGCACGCTATTCGGAAGAGTTGGAGAGCGAAGTCAAAAAACGGACCGAGGAGGCACTGGACCATCTTAAAAAGAATCCGCTGACAAAACTCCCCAACCGTTTGAGCTTCATCGAAAAGATAGAAAATCTCCCCGCTGCGTCGGTTGCGATATTCAATATCGACCGTTTCCAGTCCTACAACGACCTTTTCGGCTCCAATGTCGGTGATAAAATCATCCAGGACTATGCCGCCTATCTTCGATCCGTCATCCCCTATATTTATGAAATCTACCATCTGCAGGGTGATGAATTCGCCATCCTGGAGACGAACGAAAAATCCTCCGCCACCTTTTTCTCCATGATCACACAGGCAGCGAAATTAGCCAGCGAATTTCCTTTCATGGTCACCAACGGAGAGTTCGTCCTGCAGATCTCCATCGGTGTCGCCATCAACCAGCCTCAGCCGCTGATCAAAGCGGACATGGCGCTCAAACACGCCAAGCACTCCAGCGAGAACATGGTTATCTACTCCGATGGCCTGATCAAACCGCAGCACTATCTTGAGAACATCATGATGACCAAAGAGCTCACGACCGCCATCAAAGAGGAGCGTATCGTTCCCTACTTCCAGGCGATCGCCGATACCCGGACAAAAAAGATACAAAAATACGAGGTGCTGGCACGCCTGGAGGACGAGAAAGGGAAAATCTACCCACCCATCCGGTTCATCCCTCTGGCGAAACAGATTCGTCTCTATTCCGAAATCACCAAGATCATTTTCAAAAAATCGATGGATGCCGTCGAAAAATACGGCCTTTTTCTGAGCATCAACCTCTCAGCCGACGACATCCATCACCGTCCCACCCGAGATTACATCATCGACCGTATCGCCATGTCCAAATACAGCGATCATATCACCCTGGAACTTCTCGAGTCGGAAGAGGCGAAAAACTACGAAGATATCAGCGCTTTCATCGAGCGGGTCAAACATTACGGTGTGAAAATCGCCATCGACGACTTCGGGTCGGGTTACTCCAATTTCGCGAAAATTCTCAAACTCAAAATCGACAGCCTCAAAATCGACGGCTCTTTCGTCAGCCGTATTGCCGAAGACGCCGACTCCCGGGAGTTCGTCGAAATCATCCACAACCTGGCGAAAAACTACAACATCGATACAGTGGCGGAGTTTGTTTCCAACGACGCTATCTACAACATTGTCCGGGATATCGGCATCACCAGCATACAGGGGTATTACCTCCATCAGCCAGAACCCCTGGAAAGGATTCTGCGACACTCCAATCCCCTTTGA
- a CDS encoding energy transducer TonB — protein sequence MFDEKYVGRYLFFSILITVVIAEALILLYVHLEEPSPKPEKQERMVRVHISHPVAKPPVRKVTRPHPKPAKKTVAKPKPKPKPKPKPKPKPKSKPRPKKRVKPLPAPKPLQQPKPAQKVEKPPKMQPPVPEKSVREPIKKRPATPPRDFEKAARAKALYLQKVREKIEANKYYPRRAKKLRQTGRVEVQFVIRKDGSVCCVEVVGRSRHKILNRAAVRTIEKIGRFEPLPASMNVSELKLTVPINYRLR from the coding sequence GTGTTTGACGAAAAATATGTAGGTCGCTATCTTTTCTTTTCGATCCTCATCACGGTCGTCATCGCCGAAGCGCTGATTCTGCTTTATGTCCACCTCGAAGAGCCTTCGCCAAAACCCGAAAAACAGGAACGCATGGTGCGTGTCCACATCTCCCACCCCGTTGCCAAACCGCCGGTGCGCAAAGTGACCAGACCCCATCCGAAGCCGGCCAAGAAAACTGTTGCGAAACCCAAACCCAAACCCAAACCCAAGCCGAAACCAAAACCAAAACCAAAGTCCAAACCCAGGCCAAAAAAGAGAGTCAAACCCCTTCCTGCGCCAAAACCACTCCAACAGCCCAAACCGGCCCAAAAGGTGGAAAAACCCCCCAAAATGCAGCCTCCCGTGCCCGAAAAGTCGGTTCGCGAACCGATCAAAAAGCGACCGGCCACGCCCCCTCGGGATTTCGAAAAAGCCGCGCGAGCCAAGGCGCTTTATCTGCAGAAGGTGAGAGAGAAGATCGAAGCGAACAAATATTATCCCAGACGGGCGAAAAAACTTCGACAAACGGGCCGGGTTGAGGTACAATTTGTGATCCGAAAAGATGGCTCCGTCTGTTGTGTCGAGGTGGTGGGGCGATCCCGCCACAAAATCCTGAACCGTGCGGCGGTGCGGACCATCGAGAAGATCGGCCGGTTCGAACCGCTTCCGGCGTCGATGAACGTGTCGGAGCTGAAACTGACGGTGCCGATCAACTACAGACTGAGGTAG
- a CDS encoding MotA/TolQ/ExbB proton channel family protein — protein MNLMHYIESGGVIMEILIAMNTIGIAVMVTKWIQFWRYNRQKKLHADQIVEEFGGLGSNDRDTLLLIIKELLQSRLKKLESGMPTIKIIATTATLFGLLGTVVGVLMAFEAIAKIGMGDPSVFAKGISMALVTTVGGLIVAIVHTIGYNYLIAYLDSIEANIEAELLVRYYGEKA, from the coding sequence ATGAATCTGATGCACTATATCGAATCGGGCGGCGTCATCATGGAGATACTGATCGCGATGAACACGATCGGTATCGCCGTGATGGTGACCAAATGGATTCAGTTCTGGCGGTACAACCGGCAAAAAAAACTCCATGCCGACCAGATCGTCGAGGAGTTCGGGGGCCTGGGATCCAACGACAGAGATACGCTGCTGCTCATCATCAAGGAGCTGTTGCAGAGCCGTCTGAAAAAGCTCGAAAGCGGCATGCCGACGATCAAGATTATCGCGACGACCGCCACCCTGTTTGGACTGCTCGGGACCGTCGTCGGTGTTCTGATGGCTTTCGAGGCGATCGCGAAGATCGGAATGGGAGATCCCTCCGTTTTTGCCAAAGGCATCTCGATGGCACTGGTGACGACGGTGGGAGGGCTTATCGTGGCGATTGTCCATACGATTGGCTACAACTATCTCATCGCCTATCTCGATTCGATCGAAGCCAATATCGAAGCGGAACTGCTGGTCCGTTATTACGGGGAGAAAGCGTGA
- a CDS encoding ExbD/TolR family protein, with translation MRRRESLTLDMTPLVDVVFLLLIFFLVTSVFKKDELALLLNLPEGKEGGQMVKRKEVIIEMGEDTLAYNGRPIDFKTLDKELGAIVEKRLPVIIRIDEKVEYGRIIKLFDMLKKHRLSNIALVEKAKK, from the coding sequence GTGAGACGACGGGAGTCGCTGACACTCGACATGACCCCGCTGGTGGATGTCGTTTTTCTGTTACTGATATTTTTTCTGGTCACTTCCGTTTTCAAGAAGGACGAATTGGCACTTCTGCTCAACCTTCCCGAAGGCAAAGAGGGCGGACAGATGGTCAAGAGAAAAGAGGTCATCATCGAAATGGGGGAAGATACGCTGGCCTACAACGGCAGGCCGATCGATTTCAAAACCCTCGACAAAGAGCTGGGGGCGATCGTCGAGAAGAGGCTTCCGGTAATCATCCGTATCGACGAGAAGGTCGAATACGGACGGATCATCAAGCTTTTCGACATGCTCAAAAAACATCGATTGAGCAATATCGCACTGGTGGAAAAAGCGAAAAAGTAA
- the dapE gene encoding succinyl-diaminopimelate desuccinylase, with translation MHKLDTIELFIKLLSFRSVTPDDDGALTFIRDYLGDFEAEWVNRVNVKNLFLYKKFADGPHLCFAGHIDVVPPGEGWESDPFVPKAQKGYIYARGAQDMKSGVAAFVQACRDVEDFSGTLSLLLTSDEEGEAKHGTVEVLRYLKEKDFLPDYAVVAEPTCEKVFGDAIKIGRRGSINGTIEKIGRQGHAAYPEKALNPIHKVAQVLPHIAGVDLDEGDEFFAPSKFVITDIRAGMEVTNVTPGRLKMMFNVRNNTKTTKEDIEAFVDRYFKDMNYMLTISQSAKPFMTDKDSKIVEALGCAIRKVTGLKTKYSTAGGTSDARFFAEFGVDVVEFGVRNDTIHAPNERTTPEEVKALKYVFDEVIKSF, from the coding sequence GTGCATAAACTCGATACGATCGAACTTTTCATAAAACTCCTCTCGTTCAGGTCGGTGACACCGGACGATGACGGTGCTTTGACTTTCATCCGCGACTATCTTGGCGATTTCGAGGCGGAGTGGGTCAACCGTGTGAATGTCAAAAACCTCTTTCTTTACAAAAAATTCGCAGACGGCCCGCACCTCTGTTTCGCGGGCCATATCGACGTCGTTCCGCCCGGCGAGGGTTGGGAGAGCGACCCTTTCGTGCCGAAAGCGCAAAAAGGATATATCTACGCCAGGGGGGCGCAGGATATGAAAAGCGGCGTGGCGGCGTTCGTGCAGGCGTGCCGGGATGTCGAAGATTTCAGCGGTACCCTCTCGCTGTTGCTGACCAGCGACGAAGAGGGGGAGGCGAAACATGGCACCGTCGAAGTGCTTCGGTATCTCAAGGAGAAGGATTTTCTGCCCGATTACGCGGTCGTGGCCGAGCCGACATGTGAGAAGGTTTTCGGAGACGCCATCAAAATAGGCCGTCGCGGCTCGATCAACGGCACCATCGAAAAGATTGGCAGGCAGGGGCACGCCGCCTACCCGGAAAAGGCGCTCAACCCGATTCACAAAGTGGCCCAGGTGCTGCCCCACATCGCCGGCGTCGATCTGGACGAAGGGGATGAATTTTTCGCCCCCAGCAAATTCGTCATCACCGATATCCGAGCCGGCATGGAGGTGACCAACGTGACGCCGGGTCGACTGAAAATGATGTTCAACGTACGCAACAATACAAAAACGACGAAAGAGGATATCGAGGCCTTCGTCGACCGCTATTTCAAAGATATGAACTATATGCTCACGATCTCCCAATCGGCGAAGCCCTTCATGACCGACAAGGATTCGAAAATCGTCGAGGCCCTTGGCTGCGCGATAAGGAAAGTGACGGGTCTCAAAACGAAGTACTCCACGGCGGGCGGAACGAGCGACGCACGTTTTTTTGCGGAGTTTGGCGTCGACGTGGTGGAGTTCGGCGTACGAAACGACACGATCCACGCTCCCAACGAACGGACGACACCCGAGGAAGTGAAGGCACTTAAATACGTCTTTGACGAGGTGATTAAAAGCTTCTGA
- a CDS encoding thioredoxin family protein: MLKKSVALILLASSLLMGEILWQPSYRQAREEAVKTKRPMMVILVSHTCRWCRKLESRTLNNPQVVDFVNDNFVPVIVYREEGNYPQERIHSPYVPATFFLTPDGKEIMKPTVGYWEPHDYMSDLVMAARKFKTLRSPR, from the coding sequence ATGCTGAAAAAAAGTGTTGCCCTCATTCTTCTGGCATCGTCTCTTTTGATGGGCGAAATTCTCTGGCAGCCTTCCTACCGCCAGGCGAGAGAGGAGGCGGTGAAAACGAAGCGACCGATGATGGTCATTCTGGTCTCCCACACATGCCGATGGTGCCGAAAGCTCGAAAGCCGAACACTCAACAATCCGCAGGTAGTCGATTTCGTCAACGACAATTTCGTGCCGGTCATCGTCTACAGGGAAGAGGGGAACTATCCGCAGGAGAGGATTCATTCCCCCTATGTGCCGGCCACCTTCTTTTTAACGCCTGATGGGAAAGAGATCATGAAACCGACGGTGGGGTACTGGGAACCCCACGATTACATGAGCGATCTCGTTATGGCGGCAAGAAAATTCAAAACGCTTCGATCTCCCCGTTGA